Proteins co-encoded in one Prunus persica cultivar Lovell chromosome G6, Prunus_persica_NCBIv2, whole genome shotgun sequence genomic window:
- the LOC18773872 gene encoding kiwellin produces MASTSVLLVSLSLILINIITLPLLSTAISSCNGACKTLNDCAGQLICINGKCNDDPDIGSNECGGGGGSSSPPPTTNNCQPSGTLVCQGKSYPKYTCSPPVTSSTKASLTLNDFSEGGDGGGPSYCDEKYHANSERVVALSTGWFDNKSRCLKMIRIRASNGKSVTAKVVDECDSRAGCDAEHAGQPPCRNDIVDGSAAVWNALGLNQDLGVVPVTWSMA; encoded by the coding sequence ATGGCAAGCACTTCAGTGTTGTTGGtttctctttccctcatcTTGATCAATATAATCACCTTACCTCTCCTATCAACCGCCATCTCCTCCTGCAACGGCGCTTGCAAAACCCTCAACGATTGCGCGGGCCAGCTCATTTGCATCAACGGCAAGTGCAACGACGACCCTGATATTGGGTCTAACGAATGCGGGGGAGGAGGAGGCTCATCATCGCCACCTCCTACGACGAATAATTGTCAACCCTCAGGAACTCTAGTTTGCCAGGGAAAATCATACCCTAAATACACATGCTCCCCGCCAGTGACGTCATCCACTAAAGCCAGCCTCACCCTCAACGATTTCAGTGAAGGTGGGGACGGTGGTGGCCCATCATATTGTGACGAAAAATACCATGCAAATAGTGAGAGGGTTGTGGCACTTTCTACTGGGTGGTTTGATAATAAGTCGAGGTGCCTGAAGATGATAAGAATTAGGGCAAGCAATGGGAAGAGTGTGACAGCCAAAGTGGTGGATGAATGCGATTCACGTGCTGGATGTGATGCAGAGCATGCAGGTCAGCCGCCGTGTAGGAACGATATTGTTGATGGGTCTGCGGCTGTATGGAATGCTTTGGGACTGAACCAAGATTTGGGCGTTGTTCCTGTTACTTGGTCAATGGCCTAG
- the LOC18774804 gene encoding ripening-related protein grip22 yields the protein MASFVFMFVPLSLMLFNIIFLLPHPSMAQSTCKGPCQPQASSQPPSSDDCGPSGTLACDDGQNFPTYTCSPPVMPPTSAKLTLNNFSKGGEGGAPSECDNQFHDNTERVVALSTGWFSNEARCNMTIIITAVSNGMSVEAKVVDQCDSQYGCDEEHGFLPPCENNIVDGSLAVWEALSLDTNPGSAEVTWSTA from the coding sequence ATGGCAAGTTTCGTGTTCATGTTTGTTCCTCTTTCACTCATGTTATTCAATATCATCTTCCTCCTCCCTCACCCATCAATGGCGCAGTCCACCTGCAAAGGCCCATGCCAACCTCAGGCGTCATCGCAACCACCTAGCAGTGATGATTGCGGGCCCTCAGGAACTCTCGCTTGCGATGATGGCCAAAATTTCCCTACATACACATGCTCCCCGCCAGTCATGCCACCCACGAGTGCCAAACTCACACTCAACAATTTCAGCAAAGGCGGTGAGGGCGGCGCCCCATCAGAGTGTGACAATCAATTCCATGACAATACTGAGCGGGTTGTGGCACTTTCCACTGGGTGGTTTAGTAATGAGGCAAGGTGCAATATGACGATAATAATTACTGCGGTAAGTAACGGGATGAGTGTGGAAGCCAAAGTGGTGGACCAATGTGATTCACAGTATGGATGTGATGAAGAGCATGGATTTCTGCCGCCGTGTGAGAACAATATTGTTGACGGCTCTTTGGCTGTTTGGGAGGCTTTGTCGCTCGACACAAATCCGGGTTCTGCAGAGGTTACTTGGTCCACGGCCTAG